A genomic window from Opisthocomus hoazin isolate bOpiHoa1 unplaced genomic scaffold, bOpiHoa1.hap1 HAP1_SCAFFOLD_118, whole genome shotgun sequence includes:
- the BRD2 gene encoding LOW QUALITY PROTEIN: bromodomain-containing protein 2 (The sequence of the model RefSeq protein was modified relative to this genomic sequence to represent the inferred CDS: inserted 2 bases in 2 codons; deleted 1 base in 1 codon), with protein sequence MLQNVNPQSKLLGEGNAGLMGLAPESTPGKRIRKPSLLYEGFESPTMASVPALQAPQVNPPPPEVSNPKKPGRVTNQLQYLHKVVMKALWKHQFAWPFRQPVDAVKLGLPDYHKIIKQPMDMGTIKRRLENNYYWGAAECMQDFNTMFTNCYIYNKPTDDIVLMAQTLEKIFLQKVAQMPPEEQEIVVPVAKNSHKKGASRAAALLAGLTVAQQVPAVSSVSHTAVYTPSPDIPTTIVNIPHPSVISAPLLKSLHSAAPAVLAAPAPTQPVAKKKGVKRKADTTTPTTTAIIATSGESSPSATLLEAKAAKIPVRRESGRPIKPPKKDLPDSQQHQTSKKGKLSEQLKYCNGILKELLSKKHAAYAWPFYKPVDASALGLHDYHEIIKHPMDLSTIKRKMENRDYXDAQEFAADVRLMFSNCYKYNPPDHDVVAMARKLQDVFEFSYAKMPDEPQDASPPSVSAPLAGALSKSSSEESSSDEDEDDEDEEDDDEDESSSESSSESEESSDSEEERANRLAELQEQLRAVHEQLAALSQGPXSKPKKKREKKKKKKSEKHKGREATRRHRARQAQLRKAKKAAAAAVEAAAPRTRRKRRKAALPPPPALYDSEEEEESKPMTYDEKRQLSLDINKLPGEKLGRVVHIIQSREPSLRDSNPEEIEIDFETLKPSTLRELERYVLSCLRKKPRKPYSETMKKPVGKTKEELALEKKRELEKRLQDVSGQLNSAKKPPKKASEKPESAQQVAVSRLSASSSSSDSSSSSSSSSSSDTSDSDSG encoded by the exons ATGTTGCAAAATGTGAATCCCCAGAGCAA GCTTCTGGGGGAGGGCAATGCCGGGCTCATGGGCCTGGCGCCGGAGTCGACCCCCGGCAAGCGGATCCGCAAACCCTCGCTCCTCTACGAGGGCTTCGAGAGCCCCACCATGGCGTCGGTGCCGGCCCTGCAGGCCCCCCAGGTGAACCCGCCTCCGCCGGAGGTTTCCAACCCCAAGAAGCCGGGCCGGGTCACCAACCAGCTGCAGTACCTGCACAAGGTGGTGATGAAGGCGCTCTGGAAGCACCAGTTTGCTTGGCCCTTCCGTCAACCGGTCGACGCCGTCAAGCTGGGCCTGCCG GACTACCACAAGATCATCAAGCAGCCCATGGACATGGGGACCATCAAGCGCCGCCTGGAGAACAACTACTACTGGGGGGCTGCCGAGTGCATGCAGGACTTCAACACCATGTTCACCAACTGCTACATCTACAACAAG cccacGGATGACATCGTGCTGATGGCCCAGACCCTGGAGAAGATCTTCCTGCAGAAGGTGGCCCAGATGCCGCCCGAAGAGCAGGAGATCGTGGTGCCGGTGGCCAAGAACAGCCATAAGAAGGGAGCGTCGCGGGCAGCGG CGCTCCTGGCGGGACTGACGGTCGCTCAACAAGTGCCGGCCGTCTCCTCCGTGTCCCACACCGCCGTCTACACCCCGAGCCCCGACATCCCCACCACCATCGTCAACATCCCCCACCCCTCGGTGATCTCCGCGCCGCTCCTCAAGTCGCTGCACTCGGCTGCCCCGGCCGTCCTGGCTGCGCCCGCTCCCACCCAGCCCGTGGCCAAG AAGAAGGGCGTGAAGCGGAAAGCggacaccaccacccccaccaccacGGCCATCATCGCCACGAGCGGGGAGTCGTCGCCCTCCGCCACGCTGCTGGAGGCCAAAGCGGCCAAGATCCCGGTGCGGCGGGAGAGCGGCCGCCCCATCAAGCCCCCCAAGAAGGACCTGCCCGACTCGCAGCAGCACCAGACCTCCAAGAAGGGCAAGCTGTCGGAGCAGCTCAAGTACTGCAACGGGATCCTGAAGGAGCTGCTCTCCAAGAAGCACGCGGCCTACGCCTGGCCCTTCTACAAGCCCGTCGACGCCTCGGCCCTGGGGCTGCACGACTACCACGAGATCATCAAGCACCCCATGGACCTCAGCACCATCAAG CGGAAGATGGAGAACCGGGACT ACGACGCGCAGGAGTTCGCCGCCGACGTCCGGTTAATGTTCTCCAACTGCTACAAGTACAACCCGCCCGACCACGACGTGGTGGCCATGGCCCGCAAGCTGCAG GACGTCTTCGAGTTCAGCTACGCCAAGATGCCGGACGAGCCGCAGGACGCCAGCCCGCCCTCGGTT TCGGCCCCGCTGGCTGGCGCCCTCTCCAAATCCTCCTCTGAGGAATCCTCCAGCGACGAGGATGAGGatgacgaggacgaggaggacgaCGATGAGGACGAGAGCAGCAGCGAGAGCTCGTCGGAGAGCGAGGAGAGCTCCGACTCGGAGGAGGAGCGCGCCAACCGCCTGGCCGAGCTGCAGGAGCAG CTGCGGGCCGTGCACGAGCAGCTGGCTGCCCTCTCACAGGGCC GTTCCAAACCCAAAAAGAAgcgggagaagaagaagaagaagaagtcgGAGAAGCACAAAGGCCGGGAGGCGACGAGGAGGCACCGGGCGCGCCAGGCCCAGCTCCGTAAAGCCAAgaaagcggcggcggcggcggtggaggCGGCGGCTCCAA GAACTCGAAGAAAGCGGCGGAAAGCGGCgttgccgccgccgccggcgcttTACGattcggaggaggaggaggagagcaagccGATGACGTACGACGAGAAGCGGCAGCTCAGCCTGGACATCAACAAGCTGCCGGGCGAGAAGCTGGGCCGCGTGGTGCACATCATCCAGTCGCGGGAGCCCTCCCTGCGCGACTCCAACCCCGAGGAGATCGAGATCGACTTCGAGACCCTCAAGCCCTCGACGCTGCGCGAGCTGGAGCGCTACGTCCTGTCCTGCCTGCGCAAGAAGCCCCGCAAGCCCTACAGCGAAA CCATGAAGAAGCCGGTGGGGAAGACGAAAGAGGAGCTGGCGCTGGAGAAGAAGCGGGAGCTGGAGAAGCGGCTGCAGGACGTCAGCGGGCAGCTCAACTCCGCCAAGAAACCCCCCAAGAAGG CCAGCGAGAAGCCGGAGTCGGCTCAGCAAGTGGCGGTGTCGCGGCTCAGCGCCTCCAGCTCCAGCTCGGACtcgagcagctccagctccagctcctcgTCCTCGGACACCAGCGACTCGGACTCGGGGTAG
- the LOC142359833 gene encoding uncharacterized protein LOC142359833, with protein MQHTQWMWHMQRMQRRQQVQHMQRIQQPQHMQEMWHTQWMWHMQQTQWMQLAQHTQQMQRRQQAQHIQWIQRVQHTQRMQCRQCVPCRQRVQQIRRVQHTQRMWHRQWMQCRQRVQHAADAADTAGAAHAVDAVGAAGTAHAADAVQAAGAAHAADAVNAAGAVQAAGAAHAACAAHTADAVGAVQAVGAAHAADAVNAVHTAGAAHTSGCSARSGRSACSRCSARRRCSAGSGCSRRSGCIAGSGYSAYGGCSTHSRCSGCSAGSGCSTVAFAGAATWLRDGTATDPRPWGRRLADTEVAAGERRLLVGGTASCGSGSQRRFRPLASRPERYWPSGEGPCISVQRDTSRPPGPDCAQQRTQHTQRVQWMQCRQRRQRMQHKQQMQQMQCTQQMQCTQRLQCMQRAQRRQQMQWMQRRQRVQRRQQMQWMQRRQRVQWVQCRQRRRRRQRVQQMQCGQRVQQMQRGQRVQRTQRVQQMQCRQQAQCTQRVQRMQCRQQVQCTQRMQRMQQAQRTARHLPPARP; from the coding sequence ATGCAGCACACGCAGTGGATGTGGCACATGCAGCGGATGCAGCGCAGGCAGCAAGTGCAGCACATGCAGCGGATACAGCAGCCGCAGCACATGCAGGAGATGTGGCACACGCAGTGGATGTGGCACATGCAGCAGACACAGTGGATGCAGCTGGCGCAGCACACGCAGCAGATGCAGCGCAGGCAGCAAGCACAGCACATACAGTGGATACAGCGGGTGCAGCACACGCAGCGGATGCAGTGCAGGCAGTGTGTGCCGTGCAGGCAGCGGGTGCAGCAGATACGGCGGGTGCAGCACACGCAGCGGATGTGGCACAGGCAGTGGATGCAGTGCAGGCAGCGGGTGCAGCACGCAGCGGATGCAGCGGATACCGCAGGTGCAGCGCACGCAGTGGATGCAGTGGGTGCAGCGGGCACAGCACACGCAGCAGATGCAGTGCAGGCAGCGGGTGCAGCGCATGCAGCGGATGCAGTGAATGCAGCGGGTGCCGTGCAGGCAGCGGGTGCCGCGCACGCGGCTTGTGCAGCACACACAGCAGATGCAGTGGGTGCAGTGCAGGCAGTGGGTGCAGCGCACGCAGCGGATGCAGTGAATGCAGTGCATACGGCAGGCGCAGCACACACAAGCGGGTGCAGTGCACGCAGCGGGCGCAGTGCATGCAGCAGATGCAGCGCACGCCGCAGATGCAGTGCAGGCAGTGGGTGCAGCAGGCGCAGCGGATGCATTGCAGGCAGTGGGTACAGCGCATACGGCGGGTGCAGCACACACAGCAGATGCAGCGGGTGCAGTGCAGGCAGCGGGTGCAGCACTGTTGCCTTCGCTGGCGCGGCGACCTGGCTCAGGGACGGCACGGCGACCGACCCCCGGCCGTGGGGCCGTCGGCTCGCAGACACCGAGGTGGCGGCCGGCGAACGGCGTTTGTTGGTGGGTGGCACAGCGTCCTGCGGCTCGGGTTCGCAGCGGCGCTTCCGTCCGCTCGCGTCACGGCCTGAGCGCTATTGGCCGTCCGGAGAGGGGCCCTGCATTTCCGTGCAGCGCGACACCTCCCGCCCGCCAGGCCCTGACTGTGCGCAGCAGCGCACCCAGCACACGCAGCGGGTGCAGTGGATGCagtgcaggcagcgcaggcaaCGCATGCAGCACAAGCAGCAGATGCAGCAGATGCAGTGCACGCAGCAGATGCAGTGCACGCAGCGGTTGCAGTGCATGCAGCGGGCGCAGCGCAGGCAGCAGATGCAGTGGATGCAGCGCAGGCAGCGGGTGCAGCGCAGGCAGCAGATGCAGTGGATGCAGCGCAGGCAGCGGGTGCAGTGGGTGCAGTGCAGGCAGCGCAGGCGGCGCAGGCAGCGGGTGCAGCAGATGCAGTGCGGGCAGCGGGTGCAGCAGATGCAGCGCGGGCAGCGGGTGCAGCGCACGCAGCGGGTGCAGCAgatgcagtgcaggcagcaggcgCAGTGCACGCAGCGGGTGCAGCGgatgcagtgcaggcagcaggtgCAGTGCACGCAGCGGATGCAGCGGATGCAGCAGGCGCAGCGTACAGCGCGACACCTTCCGCCCGCCAGGCCCtga
- the LOC142359834 gene encoding LOW QUALITY PROTEIN: class II histocompatibility antigen, M alpha chain (The sequence of the model RefSeq protein was modified relative to this genomic sequence to represent the inferred CDS: deleted 3 bases in 3 codons) — translation MKMTQELRHLCYDERLRELGLVSLEERKAPGDLLVALQFLIGPYGQGFELPGLVGGVPARGVGDLQGPFPPKRSFGSTPPRPFSPAAGVPVADVFLLRPPVLGEPNTLVCMVGNVFPPAVEIAWQLDGIPVTQGVTDTQYTPTDDLAFVRFSYLEVTPTTGDIYTCIVTREGDNASVIAYWVPQNPVPTEELGTALCGAAMALGGLLALLGIAMVLLARRSARG, via the exons aTGAAGATGACCCAAGAGCTGAGACACCTCTGCTATGacgagaggctgagagagttggggttggtcagcctggaggagaggaagGCTCCAGGAGACCTCCTGGTGGCCCTTCAGTTTTTGATAGGACCC TATGGACAAGGCTTTGAGCTACCTGGTCTGGttggaggtgtccctgctcgcggTGTAGGTgaccttcaaggtcccttcccacccaaacgatCCTTTGGTTCCACCCCACCCCGTCCCTTCTCGCCCGCCGCAGGCGTCCCCGTGGCCGACGTCTTC CTGCTGCGACCGCCGGTGTTGGGCGAACCCAACACGCTGGTCTGCATGGTGGGCAACGTCTTCCCGCCGGCGGTGGAGATCGCCTGGCAGCTGGACGGGATCCCCGTCACCCAGGGGGTCACCGACACCCAGTACACC CCCACGGACGACCTGGCCTTCGTCCGCTTCTCCTACCTGGAGGTGACGCCCACCACCGGCGACATCTACACCTGCATCGTCACCCGCGAAGGGGACAACGCCTCCGTCATCGCCTACTGGG tgCCCCAGAACCCCGTCCCCACCGAGGAGCTGGGA ACGGCGCTGTGCGGGGCCGCCATGGCTCTGGGCGGCCTCCTGGCCCTGCTGGGCATCGCCATGGTCCTGCTGGCGCGGCGCAGCGCCCGCG gctga
- the LOC142359839 gene encoding LOW QUALITY PROTEIN: HLA class II histocompatibility antigen, DM beta chain-like (The sequence of the model RefSeq protein was modified relative to this genomic sequence to represent the inferred CDS: inserted 1 base in 1 codon; deleted 2 bases in 2 codons) produces MVVASPLSDIGVQLDRTPESHPAQPCLSFPAGKGHAGFPRAKPSPGAQSAWLRPSPVTWGSGTKPLRPSPEEEEEGAGGRQRDTGRARSSPTRHPSPAMRALGVLGLALSCRGAGAFLVHVAQLLPAGGQRLVLAFSFTIVFNKNPLVCYDPDARRFVPCDWGLLRGVAATVASNLNNDTAWGRRAEARRQACHQLATHFWSSTARRRTPPQARIAAVSLPRTPNAVLLTCHVWGFYPAAVTVLWLRNGDAVATAAAEVLPNGDWTYQTRATVTVTAEAGDTFTCSVQHAGLDRPLRKHWGPGLSPGLTVKVSVAVVIMTLGLVVFAAGXFSYCRQAPGPGPGSGPSPGPGPGPGLHPGPGPGPGPGLHPGPGPGLHPGPGPGPGPGPGLHPGPGPGPGPGPGLHPGPGPGPGPGPGLHPGPGPGPGPGPRPRPLRGRAWPRSDQILSSQP; encoded by the exons ATGGTGGTGGCTTCTCCACTGTCTGATATTGGGGTTCAGCTGGACCGCACCCCAGAGAGCCATCCCGCacagccgtgcctcagtttccctgccggGAAGGGACACGCCGGCTTCCCGCGTGCCaagcccagccccggggcacaGTCCGCTTGGCTTCGCCCATCGCCGGTGACGTGGGGCTCCGGGACCAAACCCCTGCGGccaagccctgaggaggaggaggaaggagctggaggaaggcagcGTGACACAGGGAGAGCCCGGAGCTCGCCCACCCGGCACCCGTCGCCGGCCATGCGggcgctgggggtgctggggctggcgcTGAGCTGCCGGGGGGCAG GCGCCTTCCTGGTGCACGTGGCCCAGCTCCTGCCCGCTGGTGGCCAACGGCTCGTGCTGGCCTTCAGCTTCACCATCGTCTTCAACAAGAACCCGCTGGTCTGCTACGACCCCGACGCCCGG CGCTTCGTCCCCTGCGACTGGGGGCTGCTCCGCGGCGTCGCCGCCACGGTGGCCTCCAACCTCAACAACGACACGGCCTGGGGACGGCGCGCCGAGGCCCGGCGCCAGGCGTGCCACCAGCTGGCCACCCACTTCTGGAGCTCCACGGCGCGGCGGCGGA cacccccccaagCCCGCATCGCCGCCGTCTCCCTCCCCCGCACCCCCAACGCCGTCCTCCTCACCTGCCACGTCTGGGGCTTCTACCCCGCCGCGGTGACCGTCCTGTGGCTGCGCAACGGGGACGCGgtggccaccgccgccgccgaggTCCTGCCCAACGGCGACTGGACCTACCAGACGCGGGCCACCGTCACCGTCACCGCCGAGGCCGGGGACACCTTCACGTGCTCGGTGCAGCACGCCGGCCTGGACCGGCCGCTGCGGAAGCACTGGG GGCCCGGCTTGTCCCCGGGGTTGACGGTGAAGGTG TCGGTGGCGGTGGTGATCATGACCCTGGGGCTGGTGGTCTTCGCCGCTG CCTTCAGCTACTGCCGGCAGGCTCCGGG TCCTGGTCCTGGATCTGGTCCCAgtcctggtcctggtcctggtcctggtctccatcctggtcctggtcctggtcctggtcctggtctccatcctggtcctggtcctggtcTCCATCCCGGTCCTGGTCCCggtcctggtcctggtcctggtcTCCATCCTGGTCCCggtcctggtcctggtcctggtcctggtcTCCATCCTGGTCCCggtcctggtcctggtcctggtcctggtcTCCATCCTGGTCCCGGTCCTGGTCCTGGTCCCGGTCCCCgtccccggcccctccgcggaCGCGCGTGGCCACGCAGTGACCAAATTCTGAGCTCCCAGCCCtga